A window of Bacillota bacterium genomic DNA:
TCCAGGGCCCCCGCCGTTCTGTTCTGACCAGCCCGGCGTCCTCGAGCACCTTCAGATAGTGGGAGATAGTTGACTGCGCAAGGCCCAGCAGCCGCACCACGTCGGCTTGGGCCATCGCCGGCTCGCATCTCTCGATGCGGTCGCA
This region includes:
- a CDS encoding metalloregulator ArsR/SmtB family transcription factor, whose amino-acid sequence is MAVDRQDSTSLCKVFAALANPHRLRIYESLFSGCLSTCCDRIERCEPAMAQADVVRLLGLAQSTISHYLKVLEDAGLVRTERRGPW